In the Alteromonas sp. M12 genome, one interval contains:
- the rne gene encoding ribonuclease E, translated as MLINATQQEELRVALVDGQKLYDLDIESPGHEQKKANIYKGTITRVEPSLEAAFVDYGADRHGFLPLKEIAKTYFPQGYKFDGRPSIKDVIKEGQEVIIQIDKEERGQKGAALTTFISLAGSYLVLMPNNPRAGGISRRIEGDERTDLKQSLNKLELPDGMGLIVRTAGVGKSFEELEHDLNVLIRHWNAISEASETKPAPFLIHQESNVIVRAIRDYLRRDVGEILIDSQEVFEKALQHIQLVRPDFASRVKQYKGDVPLFSHYQIETQIESAFQREVRLPSGGSIVIDPTEAMISIDINSARATKGGDIEETAFNTNLEAADEIARQLRLRDAGGLVVIDFIDMTPVRHQREVENRLKDAVRHDRARIQLGRISRFGLLEMSRQRLRPSLGESAHIVCPRCSGHGNIRGTESLALSVLRIMEEESIKDNTGQIEAQLPVNVATYLLNEKRRSIQSIEKRHGVNLLIIPNPNLQTPHYHVARRRPDDTVTEASYNIELMETQSSEVDNPTQEIKPKEQPVLQGLAAPQQAPVTAKAEEPTLIAKVSKWLSGLFESEPETTTKKPSTNTQNKRPQRNSRSRNERSGNRKPKASDRKDKSDRNDKPQAEKRDQKPKQRRDNRNKSQEAKTNDAAKENVTSQNQPERKNEKVAERRKRRDTRRNVRGEKTENEKAVAQPQAETAKNTQPKVKVEDVKNDELINSTQAEANNSVVDESVNTETKDEGQTERSRSRRSPRHIRAAGQKRRKEGAGVEETNDTDNAEKPVVDVAQDELKFESHDTPSEQPNDASETAKAEKPKAKPRTRRRPKKVEESNAESTAAEQNKDESSKQDVAEAKAETATEQAKEPVKAAKPVKEKAAQPEQVEIQLDADNSDAPVQQAKEKVEEAAPAPTETIAPIKVDAEQQQETPKPTKVEEVASKPKPAKKPKVTVTKAPVSHPMAKPKAIDTDFNEIEIKALAADKRAGLKVSGKTASMANTANSSAAAATKPGSVA; from the coding sequence ATGTTAATAAACGCTACTCAACAAGAAGAGTTGCGTGTTGCATTGGTCGATGGACAAAAGCTTTATGATCTTGATATCGAAAGCCCTGGACACGAGCAAAAAAAAGCCAATATCTATAAAGGAACTATCACCCGCGTTGAACCCAGTTTAGAAGCTGCATTTGTTGATTACGGTGCAGATCGACACGGTTTCCTCCCTCTAAAAGAAATAGCAAAAACTTACTTTCCACAAGGTTATAAGTTTGACGGTCGCCCAAGCATCAAAGATGTGATTAAGGAAGGCCAAGAAGTTATCATCCAAATAGATAAAGAAGAGCGCGGACAAAAAGGTGCCGCACTGACAACCTTTATTAGTTTGGCTGGTAGCTATTTAGTATTAATGCCTAATAATCCTCGTGCAGGCGGTATATCTCGTCGTATCGAAGGTGATGAGCGAACCGATTTAAAACAATCGTTGAATAAGCTTGAATTACCTGATGGCATGGGCTTAATCGTTAGAACCGCAGGCGTAGGTAAATCCTTTGAAGAACTCGAGCATGATTTAAATGTGCTAATTCGTCATTGGAATGCCATTTCAGAAGCGTCTGAAACCAAACCTGCCCCTTTCCTTATTCACCAAGAAAGTAACGTTATTGTACGAGCTATTCGTGACTATTTGCGTCGTGATGTAGGTGAAATCTTAATTGATAGCCAAGAAGTGTTTGAAAAAGCACTACAGCACATTCAACTCGTTCGACCCGACTTTGCCAGTCGTGTTAAGCAATATAAAGGTGATGTACCACTTTTTAGTCATTATCAGATAGAAACCCAAATCGAATCAGCTTTCCAACGTGAAGTGCGCTTACCATCAGGTGGCTCAATTGTAATTGACCCAACTGAAGCAATGATTTCAATTGATATCAACTCTGCACGGGCAACAAAAGGCGGCGATATCGAAGAGACAGCGTTCAATACTAACCTTGAAGCTGCTGATGAAATTGCCCGTCAATTAAGATTACGTGATGCCGGTGGCCTTGTGGTTATCGACTTTATCGATATGACACCAGTTCGTCACCAAAGAGAAGTAGAAAATCGTCTTAAAGATGCCGTCAGACATGACCGAGCAAGAATTCAATTGGGCCGAATTTCACGTTTCGGTTTATTAGAAATGTCTCGTCAAAGGTTACGTCCGTCCCTCGGTGAGTCAGCACATATAGTGTGTCCTCGTTGTAGTGGTCACGGTAATATCCGTGGTACTGAATCATTAGCGCTTTCTGTTCTTCGCATCATGGAAGAAGAGAGTATTAAAGACAACACTGGACAAATAGAAGCACAATTGCCCGTCAATGTAGCTACCTACTTGTTAAATGAAAAAAGACGTTCAATTCAATCTATTGAAAAGCGTCATGGTGTAAACTTACTTATTATTCCAAATCCTAATTTGCAAACGCCGCATTATCATGTAGCCCGCAGACGTCCAGACGATACAGTTACTGAGGCGAGTTATAATATTGAGTTAATGGAAACTCAATCTTCAGAGGTTGATAACCCTACACAGGAAATTAAACCTAAAGAGCAACCAGTATTACAAGGTTTAGCCGCGCCTCAACAAGCGCCTGTTACAGCCAAAGCTGAAGAGCCAACATTGATTGCTAAGGTTTCTAAATGGTTGTCAGGTCTATTTGAAAGTGAACCTGAAACAACTACCAAAAAACCAAGTACAAATACGCAAAACAAACGTCCACAGCGCAATAGCCGTAGTCGTAATGAGCGCTCTGGTAACCGCAAACCTAAAGCTTCTGATCGCAAAGACAAGTCAGATCGTAATGACAAACCTCAAGCTGAAAAGCGTGATCAAAAGCCAAAACAACGTCGCGACAATCGTAATAAATCTCAAGAAGCAAAAACAAATGATGCAGCTAAAGAGAACGTAACCAGTCAAAATCAACCGGAACGTAAAAACGAAAAAGTTGCTGAACGTAGAAAAAGACGCGATACCCGTCGAAATGTCCGTGGTGAGAAAACTGAAAATGAAAAAGCAGTAGCTCAGCCGCAAGCAGAAACAGCTAAAAACACGCAGCCTAAAGTAAAAGTTGAAGACGTTAAGAATGATGAACTAATCAATTCAACCCAAGCTGAAGCAAACAATTCTGTTGTGGATGAATCTGTCAATACAGAGACTAAAGACGAAGGGCAAACAGAGCGCAGTAGAAGTAGACGCTCTCCTCGACACATTCGAGCTGCGGGTCAAAAACGCAGAAAAGAAGGTGCAGGAGTTGAAGAAACAAATGATACTGATAACGCCGAAAAGCCTGTTGTTGATGTAGCTCAAGACGAACTTAAGTTTGAGTCCCATGATACACCGTCTGAGCAACCAAACGATGCATCAGAAACAGCTAAAGCGGAAAAACCTAAAGCTAAACCTCGTACCAGAAGACGTCCGAAGAAAGTCGAAGAGAGTAACGCTGAGTCAACTGCTGCTGAGCAAAATAAAGATGAGTCTTCAAAACAGGATGTTGCTGAAGCGAAAGCTGAAACTGCTACTGAACAAGCAAAAGAACCGGTTAAAGCCGCTAAGCCTGTGAAGGAAAAAGCAGCTCAACCCGAGCAAGTGGAAATTCAGTTGGACGCAGATAATTCTGATGCGCCAGTTCAGCAGGCTAAGGAAAAAGTTGAAGAAGCGGCTCCCGCCCCTACCGAAACTATAGCGCCGATTAAAGTTGACGCTGAACAGCAACAAGAGACGCCAAAACCGACTAAAGTTGAAGAAGTAGCAAGCAAACCAAAGCCTGCGAAAAAACCTAAAGTAACGGTGACTAAAGCTCCTGTTTCACATCCAATGGCGAAGCCTAAAGCGATTGACACTGACTTCAATGAAATTGAAATTAAAGCATTAGCTGCAGATAAACGAGCGGGCCTGAAAGTATCAGGAAAAACCGCATCAATGGCTAATACTGCAAACAGCTCTGCTGCTGCAGCAACCAAGCCAGGATCTGTCGCCTAA
- the rluC gene encoding 23S rRNA pseudouridine(955/2504/2580) synthase RluC — MTDSNFDKVQFLAIDAEHEGQRIDNFLRTLLKGVPKSMIYRILRKGEVRVNKKRVKPEYKLVDADEIRLPPIRVSESNNQAPSTKLDKVATLESHILFEDEVLIVVNKPSGMAVHGGSGLSFGVIEALRALRPTAKFLELVHRLDRDTSGCLLIAKKRSALKHLHEQLREKTVDKRYQALVQGHWPENRFKVKAPLLKNIVKSGERIVSVSTEGKESETRFRILESFAQATLVEASPITGRTHQIRVHCQHAGHPIACDSKYKDEEFNHYMTKLGLNRLFLHAHRILYVHPVSGKQMSHTANLDSSLSNVLKELRKREA; from the coding sequence ATGACGGATTCAAACTTTGATAAAGTACAATTTTTAGCAATCGACGCTGAGCACGAGGGGCAGAGAATTGATAACTTTTTACGTACTTTGTTAAAAGGCGTTCCAAAAAGTATGATTTACCGAATTTTGCGTAAAGGCGAAGTACGCGTGAATAAAAAACGTGTCAAACCTGAATATAAATTAGTTGACGCAGATGAGATTCGGTTACCTCCCATCAGAGTGTCTGAATCCAATAACCAAGCTCCTTCTACTAAGCTTGATAAAGTAGCAACTTTAGAATCACACATTTTATTTGAAGATGAAGTGTTAATTGTAGTTAACAAACCATCCGGAATGGCAGTGCATGGTGGCAGTGGTTTAAGTTTTGGAGTGATAGAGGCATTACGTGCGTTACGTCCTACGGCTAAGTTCCTTGAGTTAGTGCATCGCCTAGATAGAGATACATCAGGTTGTCTATTAATAGCTAAAAAACGTTCTGCGCTAAAACACTTACACGAACAACTACGTGAAAAAACGGTGGATAAGCGATACCAAGCATTGGTTCAAGGGCACTGGCCTGAAAATCGCTTTAAAGTAAAAGCGCCATTACTTAAAAATATTGTAAAATCTGGCGAACGTATAGTATCTGTCTCTACAGAAGGCAAAGAGTCTGAAACTCGATTTCGTATTTTAGAATCGTTTGCCCAAGCCACATTAGTTGAAGCATCACCGATTACTGGACGGACTCATCAAATACGCGTGCACTGTCAACACGCTGGCCATCCAATTGCCTGTGACAGCAAGTATAAGGACGAAGAGTTTAATCATTACATGACAAAACTAGGTCTGAATAGATTATTTTTACATGCGCATCGAATATTATACGTGCACCCAGTTAGCGGAAAGCAAATGAGTCACACGGCTAATCTGGATAGTTCATTAAGCAATGTGCTCAAAGAATTAAGAAAACGAGAAGCCTAA
- a CDS encoding Maf family protein: MKIVLASTSIYRKALLDKLQLDFTCHKPNVVESRKPNESAKQMSLRLAQAKAEEVAEHYNSGLIIGSDQTASLDNEILGKPGNAKNAKAQLQQCSGKDVTFYTGLSVIEAASKKQISIVEEFKVSFRDLTDKQIDSYIAKEAPFDCAGSFKCEGLGISLFTQLQGRDPNCLVGLPLIALCDVLAEFKIDVLTLNSQV; encoded by the coding sequence GTGAAAATTGTACTCGCTTCCACTTCGATATATCGTAAAGCGCTCCTTGATAAACTGCAACTCGATTTCACTTGCCACAAACCAAATGTTGTTGAAAGCCGTAAACCTAATGAATCAGCGAAACAGATGTCGTTACGATTAGCGCAAGCAAAAGCTGAAGAAGTGGCTGAGCATTATAATAGCGGACTAATAATAGGTTCGGATCAAACCGCAAGTTTGGATAATGAGATATTAGGAAAACCAGGGAATGCTAAAAACGCTAAAGCACAATTGCAACAATGCAGCGGTAAAGACGTCACATTTTACACCGGTTTAAGTGTTATTGAGGCGGCCAGCAAAAAACAAATATCTATAGTAGAAGAATTCAAAGTAAGTTTTAGAGACTTAACTGACAAGCAAATTGATAGTTACATTGCCAAAGAAGCCCCATTTGACTGTGCCGGTAGTTTTAAATGCGAAGGTTTAGGCATTAGTCTGTTTACCCAATTACAGGGGCGAGATCCGAATTGCTTAGTTGGCCTGCCACTGATTGCCCTATGCGATGTATTAGCTGAATTTAAAATCGATGTGCTTACATTAAACTCGCAAGTTTAG
- the yceD gene encoding 23S rRNA accumulation protein YceD: MQKVKLPKFIEPVKSATKRSDYQGVMMTSDMARFLSAVATAADTVEAEVRFDKDEQGLNFFQGQLSTSVELVCQRCNEQFAHSIHTSFCFSPIRRKAVETDDAVELPDIYEPVEVNDHGEINLLQLFEDELILSLPIVALHAEEDCKIKRDEMQFGKIEPADERPNPFAVLKELKRD; encoded by the coding sequence ATGCAGAAAGTGAAATTGCCCAAGTTTATCGAACCAGTCAAAAGTGCTACAAAACGCTCTGATTATCAGGGGGTGATGATGACTTCTGACATGGCGCGTTTTCTTAGCGCAGTGGCCACCGCTGCTGATACTGTTGAAGCTGAAGTAAGATTCGATAAAGACGAGCAGGGTCTGAATTTTTTTCAAGGACAACTATCAACATCAGTGGAGCTTGTCTGTCAGAGATGTAATGAGCAATTTGCTCATTCAATTCACACATCATTTTGTTTTAGTCCGATTAGACGGAAAGCAGTTGAAACAGATGATGCAGTTGAATTGCCGGACATTTACGAACCGGTAGAGGTCAATGACCATGGAGAAATCAATCTACTGCAGTTGTTCGAGGATGAACTAATATTGTCTTTGCCTATTGTCGCCCTTCATGCAGAGGAGGATTGCAAAATAAAGCGGGATGAGATGCAGTTTGGTAAGATTGAACCGGCCGATGAACGTCCAAACCCTTTCGCGGTTTTGAAAGAACTTAAGCGAGACTAG
- the rpmF gene encoding 50S ribosomal protein L32: MAVQKNKKTRSKRGMRRAHDSLTGATLSVDSTSGETHLRHHVTVDGYYKGKKVIAD; the protein is encoded by the coding sequence ATGGCTGTACAAAAGAACAAGAAAACTCGTTCAAAGCGTGGTATGCGTCGTGCACACGATTCTTTGACTGGAGCGACTTTGTCTGTAGATTCAACTTCAGGTGAGACGCATCTTCGTCATCACGTGACTGTTGACGGTTACTACAAAGGCAAAAAAGTTATCGCTGACTAG
- the plsX gene encoding phosphate acyltransferase PlsX, which produces MTFSRLTIALDIMGGDNGPHVTLPAALKALHEIPHLHFILCGDEQIISKVISTQNRSIQERVEIQHCSEHVAMDERPSSALRNKKDSSMRRALERVECGDADACVSAGNTGALLAIAYHVLKTLPGIDRPALVSALPTDDHHKLFLLDLGANVNCDSETLFQYAVMGSVLAQEVAGVDNPRVALLNVGEEQIKGNDQVKFTAQLLQQAPGINYTGFVEGNDIFTNCADVVVTDGFVGNIALKACEGLATLVLEEAKRVSNENWWTKLLAKIALPLLRKIYRRVNPDQYNGASLIGLRGIVVKSHGNASSDAFLFAIKEAEQEVQRQVPKKIKDKIESVLMERS; this is translated from the coding sequence ATGACTTTTAGCCGTCTAACCATTGCGTTAGATATTATGGGGGGCGACAACGGCCCCCATGTAACTCTTCCTGCTGCTTTAAAAGCACTGCACGAAATTCCCCATTTGCATTTTATACTTTGTGGTGATGAACAAATCATTTCCAAAGTTATTAGCACCCAAAATAGATCAATCCAAGAACGTGTTGAAATTCAGCATTGCTCAGAACATGTTGCTATGGATGAAAGACCAAGTTCAGCCCTGCGAAATAAAAAAGATTCGTCCATGCGCCGTGCTTTGGAAAGAGTAGAGTGCGGTGATGCTGATGCATGCGTTAGTGCCGGTAATACTGGTGCGCTATTGGCTATTGCTTATCATGTGTTAAAAACCTTACCAGGTATTGACCGGCCAGCCTTAGTATCTGCATTACCCACTGATGATCATCATAAGTTGTTTCTATTGGATTTAGGGGCTAATGTTAATTGTGATTCAGAAACCTTATTTCAATATGCGGTTATGGGATCGGTTTTAGCACAGGAAGTCGCTGGAGTTGATAATCCAAGAGTGGCTTTGCTAAATGTTGGTGAAGAACAAATTAAAGGCAATGACCAAGTAAAATTTACTGCCCAGTTGTTACAACAAGCCCCAGGAATAAATTATACTGGTTTTGTCGAAGGTAATGATATCTTTACTAATTGTGCTGACGTTGTGGTAACTGATGGCTTTGTTGGCAATATCGCTTTGAAAGCTTGTGAAGGTTTAGCGACCCTTGTTTTAGAAGAAGCTAAGCGCGTATCCAATGAAAACTGGTGGACAAAATTATTAGCCAAAATAGCCCTTCCACTGTTAAGAAAAATCTATCGAAGGGTGAACCCCGACCAGTACAACGGCGCTAGTCTGATAGGATTGCGCGGAATTGTGGTCAAGAGCCATGGTAATGCTTCTTCGGATGCTTTCTTGTTTGCGATTAAGGAAGCTGAACAAGAAGTACAACGGCAAGTTCCGAAAAAAATAAAAGATAAAATTGAATCCGTTTTAATGGAGCGCTCTTAA
- a CDS encoding beta-ketoacyl-ACP synthase III — translation MYSRIIGTGSYYPAEVRTNADLEMMVDTTDEWITDRTGIKERRIIGADETAATMGYEASLKAIEAAGIDKRSIDMIVCATTSGRYALPSTACEIQKALDIDGIPAFDIAAACAGYCYALSVADQYIKTGMVKRVLVIGTDCLSRMINPEDRSMLILFGDAAGATLLEASEEPGILSTHINAAGSYGDLLQIGHVEHGNEQSVHENWGSMKGNEVFRVAVTKLSEVVELTLKANNMEKSDLDWLVPHQANFRIIKATAKKLEMSLDQVVLTLENYGNTSAATVPTALDKAIRDGRIQRGQNLLLEAFGGGFAWAAALVKY, via the coding sequence ATGTACTCAAGAATAATAGGTACTGGAAGTTATTACCCTGCAGAAGTTCGTACCAACGCAGATCTCGAGATGATGGTAGATACGACTGATGAGTGGATAACCGATCGAACGGGAATAAAAGAAAGAAGAATTATAGGAGCGGATGAAACTGCTGCAACAATGGGATATGAGGCATCGCTTAAAGCCATTGAAGCTGCAGGTATTGATAAACGCTCTATAGATATGATTGTGTGTGCCACGACAAGCGGACGATACGCTCTTCCTAGCACCGCCTGTGAAATACAAAAAGCATTAGATATTGACGGCATCCCTGCGTTTGATATCGCTGCTGCATGCGCTGGCTATTGTTATGCCCTGAGTGTTGCAGATCAATACATTAAAACAGGCATGGTTAAACGGGTTTTAGTTATTGGGACGGATTGTTTGTCTCGAATGATCAATCCCGAAGATCGATCAATGCTGATTTTGTTTGGCGATGCTGCTGGCGCAACACTGCTTGAAGCCAGTGAAGAGCCTGGTATTCTGTCAACTCATATTAATGCTGCTGGCTCCTACGGAGATTTGTTACAAATTGGACATGTTGAACATGGCAATGAACAATCTGTGCATGAAAACTGGGGTAGCATGAAAGGAAATGAAGTCTTTAGAGTCGCTGTCACTAAACTTAGTGAAGTCGTCGAGCTGACTTTAAAAGCAAATAATATGGAAAAATCGGATTTAGATTGGTTGGTTCCTCACCAAGCAAACTTCCGGATTATTAAAGCAACGGCCAAAAAGTTAGAAATGTCTTTGGACCAAGTTGTTCTAACCTTAGAAAATTACGGTAATACATCTGCTGCAACAGTGCCAACAGCACTAGATAAAGCAATACGAGATGGGCGTATACAACGTGGCCAAAATCTATTGTTAGAAGCATTTGGTGGTGGATTCGCCTGGGCAGCAGCGCTCGTAAAATATTAA
- the fabD gene encoding ACP S-malonyltransferase, translating to MTKQAFVFPGQGSQTVGMLADLAAKYPQIQTTFSEASEALGYDLWDLVQHDENQQLNQTHITQPALLTASVAIYRLLMDLGYAKPDYMAGHSLGEYSALVCADVIGLKEAVKLVEARGQFMQQAVPAGEGAMYAIIGLADDLILEACEKAQQQTGEVVSAVNFNSPGQVVIAGTTSAAEVAANLCKEAGAKRALPLSVSVPSHCALMKPAAEKLAGLIESIAFAEPSVAVINNVDVNSPKDANSIKDALVRQLYCPVRWTETIESLASQNVEKIYEVGPGKVLIGLIKRINKSIETDALNTVESVQNLL from the coding sequence ATGACTAAACAAGCTTTTGTGTTTCCCGGTCAGGGATCTCAAACAGTTGGAATGTTAGCCGATCTGGCTGCGAAGTATCCACAAATTCAAACGACTTTTAGTGAAGCTTCTGAAGCCTTAGGTTATGATTTATGGGATTTAGTGCAACATGATGAAAATCAGCAGCTGAATCAAACCCATATAACTCAGCCTGCGCTCCTTACAGCGAGCGTGGCAATCTACAGATTACTCATGGATTTAGGTTACGCCAAGCCAGACTATATGGCTGGGCACAGTTTAGGTGAATATTCTGCGCTAGTGTGTGCCGATGTGATTGGCTTAAAAGAAGCCGTCAAATTAGTCGAAGCTAGAGGACAATTCATGCAACAAGCTGTCCCAGCTGGTGAAGGGGCTATGTATGCCATCATAGGCTTGGCAGATGATTTAATTCTAGAAGCTTGTGAAAAGGCGCAACAACAAACTGGTGAAGTTGTTTCAGCGGTGAATTTTAATTCACCTGGACAAGTGGTTATCGCCGGAACTACCTCAGCTGCAGAAGTCGCAGCAAATTTGTGTAAAGAAGCGGGTGCAAAAAGAGCCTTACCATTATCGGTTAGTGTGCCTTCGCACTGCGCATTAATGAAGCCGGCAGCTGAAAAGTTAGCTGGGTTAATTGAGTCAATTGCATTTGCAGAACCGAGTGTTGCGGTCATTAATAATGTCGATGTAAATTCACCTAAAGACGCAAATAGCATTAAAGACGCACTTGTAAGACAGCTTTATTGTCCGGTCAGATGGACAGAGACTATTGAGTCTTTAGCTAGTCAAAATGTTGAAAAAATATACGAAGTCGGGCCGGGAAAAGTACTTATTGGTCTTATAAAACGTATTAATAAATCCATAGAAACAGACGCTTTGAACACGGTCGAATCAGTCCAAAATCTACTGTAA
- the fabG gene encoding 3-oxoacyl-ACP reductase FabG, translating into MNDLNGKVALVTGASRGIGRAIAESLAEQGAVVIGTATSDKGADSITEYLSKFGGQGLTLNVTDQASLDEVLAKIKENHGEIDILVNNAGVTRDNLLMRMKDQEWEDIINTNLTPIFKLTKAVLRGMMKKRNGRIVNIGSVVGTTGNAGQANYAAAKAGVIGFSKSTAREVASRGITVNVVAPGFIDTDMTKSLTDEQKEAIFKDIPANRLGSPKEIAAAVSFLVSDNAAYITGETIHVNGGMYMG; encoded by the coding sequence ATGAACGATTTAAACGGAAAAGTTGCTCTGGTAACTGGGGCAAGTCGAGGTATTGGACGTGCTATCGCAGAGTCACTTGCAGAACAAGGAGCTGTGGTAATTGGCACAGCCACATCTGATAAAGGTGCTGACTCAATTACTGAATACCTGTCTAAATTCGGTGGTCAAGGTCTAACGTTAAACGTAACTGATCAGGCATCTCTTGATGAAGTATTAGCTAAAATTAAAGAAAATCATGGCGAAATCGATATTTTAGTGAATAATGCAGGTGTGACACGTGATAATTTGCTGATGCGAATGAAAGATCAGGAATGGGAAGATATTATAAATACTAACCTAACTCCAATTTTTAAACTGACTAAAGCGGTTTTACGTGGCATGATGAAAAAACGCAATGGTAGAATCGTCAATATTGGTTCAGTTGTTGGAACCACTGGTAACGCAGGGCAAGCAAACTACGCTGCAGCTAAAGCGGGTGTGATAGGTTTTAGTAAATCTACAGCACGTGAAGTTGCTTCACGAGGCATCACAGTAAATGTTGTCGCGCCAGGTTTTATTGATACAGATATGACAAAGTCATTGACTGACGAGCAAAAAGAAGCCATTTTTAAAGATATTCCAGCTAACAGATTAGGTTCGCCAAAAGAGATTGCCGCGGCTGTTAGCTTTTTAGTAAGTGATAATGCTGCTTACATTACGGGTGAAACTATCCATGTAAACGGCGGTATGTATATGGGCTAA